Below is a genomic region from Dyella terrae.
GGTTTGCGCGCCAGCGCCGCGTCGAGATCGAACTCGGTGAAGTCGCGTCCACGGTAGTTGACCGTGCGACGCGGCAAGATTTCCAGGCCTTCCATCAACGCCGCCGTTTCCGGCCGGCCGTGGGTCTCGACAAGACCCACGACCACGTCCACACCCTGGCGCTTGAGCTCGCGCGCCGCCGACAGCATGGCAAAGGTCTTGCCCACGCCCGGCGCCGCGCCCAGGAAAACCTTCAGCCGATGGTTCGACGCCGCCGCGACCTGATCGAGCAGGGCATCGGCGCGGGCATCGCGGGAGGAAACACTCATGGGCTGGAGAAGGCCGCGTCGGGGGTGTGCATACGGTATGCCTTATCGGCCGTCCAGCGCCATATTCAGCGCCAGCACGTTGACGCGCGGCTCACCCAGTACGCCAAACTGACGGCCACTTGTCGCGCGATCCACCATGGCCTGCACGTTGGCCTCCGTCATGCCCCGGACGCGCGCGACCCTGGCGATCTGATACTGCGCGGCAGCGGGCGAAATGTCCGGATCCAGGCCACTTCCCGACGCGGTCACCAGATCCACCGGCACCGGCGCCGCATTGCCCGGATCGACTGCGCGCAACGCGTCGATACGCTGCTGGATAGCCTCCGTCAGGGCGGGATTGCTCGGGCCCTGGTTGGAGCCGGATGACGATGCACCGTTGTTGGCCATCGGCGCGGTGGCTGACGGCCGTCCCCAGAAGTACTTCGGCTCGGTGAAGGATTGCCCGATCAGCGACGAGCCGACCGCTTTGCCGTGCTCCATCACCAAACTGCCATTGGCCAGGCGGGGGAACAGCAGCTGGGCCGCACCGGTGACGGCGAGCGGATAGGCGATGCCAGTGACGATGCTCAGCAGCACTAGCATCATGATGGATTGTCGAATGAGCTTGCCCATGGCGAATGTCCTCAGAACGTGCCCTGGAGGGTGACGAAGACGCGACTGCCGCCGACGTCACGGCACGTCGACGCCTGCATGAAACTGCACGTCTTGCCGTAGAAGTCGTGGTTGTCCGCATACGACAGGCCAGCGGTGACCGCGACATGCGTGCTGATCTGGTATTTCGCGGCGACACTGGCGTCGCTGTAGCCCGGATCCCTCGCACCGTTCGCCAACGGCGTCACCAGCGTGGTGGTGTAGTGCGTGTGGCCCGCGTGAAGCAACAGGCTCCACGCATCGCTCAGGG
It encodes:
- the kdpC gene encoding potassium-transporting ATPase subunit KdpC, producing the protein MGKLIRQSIMMLVLLSIVTGIAYPLAVTGAAQLLFPRLANGSLVMEHGKAVGSSLIGQSFTEPKYFWGRPSATAPMANNGASSSGSNQGPSNPALTEAIQQRIDALRAVDPGNAAPVPVDLVTASGSGLDPDISPAAAQYQIARVARVRGMTEANVQAMVDRATSGRQFGVLGEPRVNVLALNMALDGR